TTTTCTTTTAAACTAACATATGATGTAGCGTTTtgaatgcaaaagaaaaaaatccttccGCCAGCACGTTTGccacacgctctctctctccgacCGATGGCGGCGCTGCTACCCATCCTTCCCTTTCCGCTCATCCATTCCCTCCTCCCGAGCTTACAACCGCTGCTGGTTTGACTTAGTTGGTGTCGGCCACCTCGATGTCGTTGTCGATGCGGGACGAGCGGATGCCCGTCTTGCCGGTCCACGGGTAGATGTCGGGGCAGGGCTGGCAGGTGCGCATGTAGCGCACGCCCGACTTGTGCCacagattgcataccttcGGGTTGTTGCAACGCTTCGGACGACCCTGCGGAAGTTAAAGCGATGTTTAACATTTAGTTTAGGGTACACCTTTCCTCTATACACCCGAAAGCGCCTGCTTACCGCGTAGTTGCACTGGAAGGGCGTGAACGAGTTGATGCGGGACAGTGGGGTCGGATCGCGCACCCACTGCAGTGCCTGCCAGTTGGTGATGATGAACACGTCCTTCATCGAGTTGATCGCGTCCAGGAACTGTATGAATCCTTCCTTGTGGTGCGGCTGCGTGAACCAGGCTGCGTGGTAGTACAGTCCGAACGGGGCCCGGTTGGTCGTGTAGTGCCGCTCGAAGTTCTTCATGATCATCTTGTACACGCCCTCGGCCTCGGGCGGATTGGAGCAGGCGTCACCCATCGAACAGCGACCACCGTTCAGATCCTGCCACATCACCATAGGAACTTCCCAAACACCTGGAGGATACCGAATATCAAAGGTATTACTGACACTTCTGCTGAAGCGAAAAAGAGACTCGCATCTCTACCTGGATAGCTCTTGGTTGGACACGGCGGAATCATACAATCGTGGAAGATCTTGTAGTCGAGCGTGTACGGCCAGCTCGGCGGACGGTTCTCGTACACCGGCATCGACGAGTCGTACGTGAAGTTAAAGTCGTGCAGCATCTTGAACATCTTGTTGCCACCGATCGACAGGAACGGTGCGCGCATACCGCGCACATCCTCCAGCTTGACGCCACCGTACGCGGACAGGATCTCGCGCTGGCCGGCCACTTCGCGGGCCCACTTCTTCGGCGAGAACGATTCACCGAAGctgtgactgtgtgtggtggaaagcaaaaaaggaagagagatAAGCACAAAATATACCCCGAAAGCATGCTGCTCACTCCACGCAAAGATCACTTACGAAACGGTGTGCGATGCCATCTCGTGTCCGTCGGCGTACAGGTTCTGCACCTGGCTGTAATCGGTCCACTCGTGCGACACGTAGAACGTGGCCGTGATCGGGCAGCCGTTCGGGTTGACGCGTCCCCGCTCGAACAGGTCCTGGTACAGCTGCTTGTTCAGATCGTTGACGGAATCGTCGAACGTCAGCAGCACGATCTGCGGCACCTGCTCAACGGGCAGCTCGCCGGGCACATCCTTGCCGCCGCAGGAGCAATCGGGCAGCAGGCACACATCCTTGCGGCACTTGGCGGCCGTCTTGTCGGGCGTCGGCTGCGGGTATAGCGGCTCCGGACGGGTTGGTGGGTAGCGGTAGATGTCGATAAACTCCTGCGCCTTCGAGACGATGTTCTGCGACGGCTTCAGCGTTGGTCGTGCACGTCTACGGAGCAATTGGTGTAAGATTGAGTGTAAATAATGGTGTAACAGCGAAGCGCAAAGTAGATATCTTACGGTGGGTGCGTTCCTCGGTTGGCCGAAACGGTCGATTGTCCATCGGTCGCGTACTGCGAACTGCCACGGTTGCGGTTGTTGTTACTGTTATTGTTGCTAACTCTGTCGTTTTGTTGCGTCCGGTAGGGAATGGCACaagaaagggggaaaacaaaTTAGTACACAACGCATAAGGACATTGGCTTACATCGGTATGGCGTCGAAACTTCAGCTGCCCGCGTGGGAGCGCTCTGTTAGTTAGAGCCCGGTTAGCGAAGCTCATGTTGCGCGATGAGATTGAATTAGAATTTTAGCAaaccagaaaaaaataacCCCAGCTAGAAGTGCAGTgatgagtgagagagagagagtgttgtTGACACCTGACTACCTGTTACGGGACCCAATGAACAGAACACAAAATGATCGACGAATAGGGTtaagggaaagaaaacagtGCACCAAGCTACAAATGAACAAGTTAGGAGATAACGAACGAGATGAAAATCCAGCAGAAGGAGTGTTGTGAGGAAGGATATAAACTGCAACCAAGCTGACAATGATTTGTTCTGGTAACAGCAGCTAGGTGTACAAAGGGCACACAGTTTACATCCTCTGGGAGTAACGATCTCCCGGTAAGTACGTTAGGGTAAAATACTACGCAGAACTACGGTGCAAGGAGCAACAAGGCGTAAGGAGAAATGAGGATGATAATGAGAAGGATAAAGAGCGAGGTAGGAAGTTGGGAGGATAGGAGATAACGATACTGATTGTGAGTTCAAAAAGATCTGGTTAAGGATACTTAAAGTTTGAGGAATTGAAGGAAGTTTTGGAGCAGCATGATCATGTGTTGAAAGGATAAAGAGTGTGTCCATGCGCAACGGAGTCACAGAGACGAAtgagagacagacagagaggTAGGAGGCCAGGAAGGGAAAGGTGGACAAAAGTATGGAGCGGTGGAGTGATAAAGAGTGATCGTGTAGTGGTGAGATGTATCGGAATGATCGGCTTTACGATCTTCAGCTCTGTTGATGTTTCTTGATCACGCCACAGAAACGGTTGACGTTTGTGGTTTGCGAAGAAAGTAAGGGAAGCTTTGGTGTCGTCGTTCGGTCATCGTTTCTGTAGGTTACATTGCGGTAAGGTGTTCGAAACCCCTCCGCCTTTGCTTGATCGGTATTCAAAGGAAGTACGCGTGTATCTCGGAGGGTTTTCGTTGGACGACACGCATGACGCAAAGGGAAGCAGTATGTCCTGGTGTGACATTTGGGGCTTTGGCAGTTTGGCGGTGCAGTTCAAAATAGCTACTCCTTAGGATTTAGGTTAACATTCCAACAAAGTGTGTGACCCACTCAACAGCTCGCTATTGGATTTGTGGCACAAGTGgtgtccttcttttttttgtaagccAAGATCATGTAGATCAGACGTTGCAAGTATCCGTTTTGCATCCTCGGTAGTGGTAGTTTAacgtatatttttaaagtaacTAATTCTTCTTTTCGCCATCATGGTGTTTGCTGTTAGTTGGCAGACATATTCCACTGTGCAATGGCAGCTCGTGATGACTCAACTCCACACGCGCCTTAGCGATCCGTGTTTTGGCAATTCAACCGCAACATTCGCTTCACTCCAACGCAACGCTTAAGCATCCTAAAACCCTGAAGCAATTGTGTCCCTGCCGGCTCCCAGAGCGTTTAGTTTTGACGTGTGGTGTGAAGCACTAGGCGTTGTACTACATGTTGTACTAAATGCTAGTCATCTGAGTGcaactttctttcttttttttaaatgatggATTTGTGTTTCAAATTCAAGAGGGAAGAACGCATCAGATGTGGAGGAATACGAAAATAAGGAACTGGGTGGGGAATAAACGACTCGATCTACGCCTTTCTTGATCTGAACATCAATTTCAACGCCGTGTACTACAGCAAATGATACTTTAGTAAAAATTAAGTGAACACACTATCCATCATTAGCAAGCTTCTACATACGTACTAGGCTGTAATGCAACGATACCACTGCCTGGCAGATAGCAGTAACCAACTACTTGAATGGCAGCCTACGGCAAGCCAATCACTAACTCCCTGTTATGTGTCGCCCGGTGTCGCCCGGTGTCTGAAGTAAACCACTAAGTTTTGCATGATCACAGTCAACCAAACCACTACGACTGCTACTACTCAATACACACTGTGTGTTCTCTACGTGGCCGATCGCATGGTACGTTGCCCGTGTTGCACTGTTTGAAGTACGGCGAAGCATTCGGACCGTTTCGGGTCGAAGTGTGTGTCCGAAGATCTTAGTGCGCAGGCTTACGTTTAGCGATCAGTGTTGTGACTGTATGTGTTGGTCTGTTTTTGAATTGCTGTGGTTTTGAAATGACGTTtgccttttgtttgtttcgatcGAGCTACGAATATCAACATGAAGCTGTTAAATATTTGGAATATTGTGTGGTGTTTACTGTTGGAAGAAGTAAAGATCATCGAGAAAGAGAATATGACAAGACAAAGAAAGTATTTGAAAAACAATAGATATTGCAGGAAACTACTTTACATaataaagcattttttgttgtgcattAGCTAGCAAAATTGTTCGAAAGAGTTTGCGTTTAGTGATAGAGATAGTGTTTAACGAgatgtgtttgcttctttACGAAAATATTACACTTCACTGAAGATTGATCGGTACTTTGAACACTTTGAAGGAAGTTTGAAAGACAAACATAAGCGTACTCCGAGTAGAAGGTGTATGTATAATGcttgtggtgtgtttgtgtgtagatTATTAAAAGACAAATGGTGATAGCACTCTCTAACCCGGCTCTAGCTAAGGGGAGTGAGTAATAGCGCGTTGGTACAGCCTTCGAGCCTTTGTTTGCCGCAAGATGGCTGCTTAGTTGTGATGGTTGCGATCAGTCAACGCATGATAGGGGCTAGTAGCTAGTGGTATTAAAAACTAGTGGCTGCGGTGAGCGGTGAAGTAAAAACGAattggggttttgtttttccaacaTTGAGTATGCGTGATACAGAGAAAACCTTGATCAGTCAAGATTTGTTGCAATTTAGGCTTGTTTTAGgctttttttgaatttttttttgttgtggtatAGAAGTATTGCTGGAGGTTGGTGCAGCAATCAATTAGTACCTCGAGGGAATCTCGTTGCATTTGGCGGACAGTGAGTTTTCTGTACATTGTATACTTTTTCCCGCTGCGGACGGTTTGCTATATCGGCGTGGCAGTTGTGCGGCTGCGATCGTGGTCTTTATGGCATTATTGACCCTGGAAGCGCGCGGTGGGAGCTTGTTTGCGGAGTACGTCGTTGGCGGGCGgactgtggtggtggtggtggtggttgtggtgatAGTGGTGGTGGCATTGGTAGTGGTGGGAGTGACTGGGGATGAGGTGGAAGGTAAAGGGAGCgaactactactgctactgggGCTACTGCTCGGGTGGTAGTAACCCTTGCCATCCTGCATCCGCAGACTGACGGCATCCGGGGAGGACGGGGAGGAAGAAGGATTGGGGGAGGAAGCGAGAGGAGCAAGGGTGCTTGCCCGTGCACCGTGGTACGGGAGGTCCGGGTTCCGCGGTTCCAGATAGGCAGCACCAGCCGTCAGGTTTGATCCTTGCGTTGTACTTGGGTAGAAGCGCGATGGCACAGCCGCGTAGACATTGCGCTCGGTCGTGACCGCTGCGTAGTGCGGCGTCGTGTACCGTTTCGAGGCACGTGCCATCGGCTTGAAGGTGCTCCTTAGGGTCGTTGTACTACTAGTGGTCGGTGCCGGTGGCGTAgtggtcgtcgtggtcgtcgttgACGTGGTCGTGGTTGTCGGTGCGGGCTTACTAGtggttgtcgtcgtcgtcgtcgtggtcgatGTGGAAGACGGCGCACTGGACGTCTCCAGGTACGAGTAGTCGGCCAGGTCTTCGTCTGCGGGctcaccatcgtcatcgtcgtcgatCGCGTCCTCATCGTCCTCTTCCTCATCATGATCCTCATCTTCCGACGTGTTGCCACTACTGTCCTGGTGGTAGGACAGTAGCTCCTTCTCGGTCGGTATGTTCATTTCCGGCATCTCGACCGTGGCGCGGAACTTTTTCGTCGTCGATTCGGGCTGTCGACTGCTGTTGGCGACAGCAAAAGAACTCTCTTCAGTGGAGGTCGAATGGAAGCGGGTATAGTACACCGGTTTGTCTGTGATCTGAACAATACGAATCCCAGAATGTCCCGTAGTGGAGACTACCGGTTGACGTACACGTTCTTCAACTCCGGTACGATTAAAATCGAGCTGTTCGTAGCGACTCTTGACGTGTGCCGTTTTCGAGAGCTCACGATCAGTGGACTGATACTTGGTACGATCAGTCGTTGGCAGACGGTTCAAGTAAGCAGCCGAAGCTGAGCTTGAACTTACGGCACGATCGCTATACTCGGTCGAAATCGATAGCACTGTACTATCGACCACTCCGCTATGGTCCCTTGTAGGCGACAGGGTACTGCTAGCGGGTGAAATTTTCTCCACATCCTCCAAGGTGCTGGAAGTTAGCGAATAGCTTTGAGGCGTTGGACGTAGCCTTGTATAGGAGCGTCGCGGAGAATCACGGCCACGGTTGCGCAGATAGCGATACCGTGGAGTAGTTGCCTCATCGTACGATTCCGAAGATCGTACAAAGCTAAACACGGGACGATACCGACCCCGATACACCTCAGTCGATCGAGGCAACGGGCTGGCAGTGGTGGTGATTACCTCTTCCGAGCTGCTACTACTAGCAAATGAAGTCGTTGGAACTGCAGTGGACGTACTGGTCGTACTGGTACGACGAGTCGTGCTAGGTTCCTCACTCGTACTGCTAGCAGTTGTTGTCGGAGGAGCAACCgtcgtggtggtagtggtgctaGTAGTAGTTGTACTAGCTACCGTCGTCGTTGCTTCACGCAAAATAGCCGCCAACTTCGGCACTGCAGTTAGCTGCAGATAGCTTCTCACCGTAGGACCACCGACAGCCGGTATTTCGGGTGTGGTCGTACGGTACAGATTCGAGATGACTCTCGACGTGGAAGCGAACGGTTTATCGGAGGACGTCGTTTGACGCTGTACCTCCAAACTTTTGTACGGTGACACAACCGGCCTTGTCGGTGCATTCGTTACTGGGTCCAGTGCTTTGTTAGGTGCTTCCTTCACCACACTGGCACGCGTTGGAATGGTTTGTACTTTATCAACATGTTTCCTACCCTCCAGCGTGCCGAACGGAGCCAGTGTAGTTCTCGGTGGGAACCGAGTTGGTGGTGTCGAGGCGATCGTAGTACCAGCGACAAAAGACTCTTCCGTGTTTGCAGGCACACGCGCACTAAGCAGCGGATCGTCTGTTTCACGCTCGTGATCTTCCTGCTCGtgcagtgtgtttgttttggggCTGGACAGGATCTTCTCCTGTATTAGCGGCACCCAATCGCTCGAAGCGGTCGGGACGACAGTCGGTGGTCGGGTCGAAACGATCCGGGCCGTCACTGTCGGTACATCACGGCTCTTATAAAGAGCAACATTTTCGTCTGGGATCCTCGAGAAGGCGACTCCTCGAGGCCGGGCGGTGGTAGCTAGGCTAGAGCTTAAAACGAAACGTACATTACTAGGGCCACTGCTGGTGGCCAATGAAATGGGGCTTActgtagtagtggtggtggtggtgctggtagtGCTAGTCGTAGTACTTGGCACCGTAACTGTGGTTAAGGGTGTAGTGGTTTCGGGTACAGCCTCCGACACGGTAGTAGGCAACCGGCGCACACTACTCGTAACAGCGTCGGAAAGCGTAAAAGAAGTATATCTAGGCACCGGTTCTTGATTTCTCGGCATCTCAACACGTCCCCGGTAAGCGGCACCCGAGGAAGATCCCGGCAAACCGACAAAGCCGGCACTCAGCGTAAGGTTGTAGAACCTATTGCTGCTAAACTTTTGCTCCGACCTGCTGTCGGAACTAAACGTCGACAGAACGGGCCGTTGTTCTTCCCGTGTCTGAGCGGGTTGTGGCAAACGAACCGCTTTGTTTAGGTTGACCTGTTCCAGCCTTGGGCTGTATGTGACGAGAGGCGCTACTGCAGTCGACCCTACCGTAGTGAACGATCGTACGATCGGAGCTTCCGGCGTGGTCGTAGCGATCGTGGAGGACTGCGTCGCTGAAAGTGTTGTCGCAATGGCTTTCAGGAATGTGTGCTGATTGCGCGACCGTACACTGCTCGGAATGGACTCGTGGTAAAGGTAGGTATCATAGTCGGGCAGTGGCTGAACGGCTTTAGCCGTTGTACTGAAAGGGCTACGGAAGCTAGACGGTTGCACATCGGAGATGATAAActtttgcaacttttgacgTTGTGATTCTTGAGTGGTAGGGGGAGCTCGTGTCGTTgaggtggttgttgtggtagtggtagtagtggttGGAGTTGTTGTGGGCTTTTtcgtggtagtagtagtagtagtagtagtggtagagGTCGTTGTAGGCCTcctggtggttgttgtggtggaCGTTGTTGTTGGCTTCCTAGTGGAAGTTGTGGTAGTAGTTGGTGGCAAGGTGCTTGTCAGTGGGACAAACTGTTCAGCAGCACCGGATGCAGAAAAGTCCGGCCGAGTGTCGTACGAAAAGGGAGTCTCGCCGTACGTGTCGGACGTCAGCGCATGAGCATTAGCGGACGATGCCGACCGAGGATCGGACTGGGACGAGTATTGGTGGGAAAACACtggcagaagcttttgcgtgATAAACTGCTTCGTGGACTGATCGTTCGATGAGTCGGGCGTGACACGGGACGGTGAACCGTAGTCGTACCTAGTCTTGGACAGTTGCGCGTATCCGTGCTCGACCTGATCGACACTGTCCTCCGGTGCGTCACTATCGTCATCGTAGTAGTGATCGTCCGGGATGGGGTGGAATTTGATTCCGGTCGGTGCGTGCTGATCGTACTGAGTGGACGGCCGGAACCGTGGGTATGGGTCGGCGGAGGGTGAATATGTCCCGGTCGTGGTTGTGGGAGGTAGTGTGGTGCTTGTACTAGTAGGTATGGTGGTAGTGGTTGTGGGTAACGGTGTAGTAGTAGATGATGGTTTGATGTATCGTGGAACCGAGCTAGTGCTACTGCGGTACCGGGGTGACTCATAGGGGGACTGGGGGGATGGCGCAAAGGACACAAGGAAGGGAGAGGGAGGCTCGGGGGTCGATGAGGAACCCGCGCGTGCTGCGAGTGTTAATATGATTGATTTGGGTGTTGTTTTAATACTTTGATCGTCCAATTGTGATGATCTGTTGGGATAAATAGCATCGTAGATTGACATTTTAGAAAAATGGGTTCACACAgaaatggagagagagagagagaaattatgtaaaaataTAGTATTTAACGCATTGTTTTACGCCTGAGACGAGCGAACATGTTGTAATCTCGAAAACTTTGCTTTAAATGGTACGGTATGGTAGATTATAAAAGCGttaaagaaaatgtatttaCAACTAGTAAAATTAGTACGTTTTTGATCGTTTTAACACCGAAATGGGAAATCATCTTAAGAAATGTTGTAAAAAATGTACCACTATGCAGTTGTGGAGCTGCAGGTAGTAGCGCATACAATTTAGTCATTGTTAATAACAGTTGAAGTTACGAGTTTTGTTCGGTTAACTGGCAATGGATTAAAAGTATGAAATGACAAACAAGGCCGCTTCATTATTCCGTTCGGTTAGACAAAAGCTTTCGCCAAAGGATGCCGGTTACATAGAATGTAAAATCAGTTTCTTCCAGTCgaagaagcaacaaacaaaaatatacaatTTACAACTCTAACAACAGAAATTCCTATGTCCTATTTTTGTCTGGAATGTATCACAATAACATGCGTTTTTGTCTCTCTTTGTAGATGTATGTTCAGTTTTTGAAGTAAAAGAAAGAAGTTTCTATGCGTGTTTTAGAACATGTAACATCGAATGATGGGGTAAGGCAAACGAGATCAGAAtgattgtttaattgtttttgtaaaaatgtaaatgatGATCAATGAGACATGCAAACGGGaagaaaatggggaaaaaagcTTAAGCGGCATTCAAAATCAGAGTACGATATCGGAAAGTTTCTAAAACATAaactagcatagaagaaaaagcaaaaagatcACTGTGAAAACTGTCAAGGGTGTAATGGAAGATGAAACAAACAGggggaaaaaagaataaaaagagaAACGATTCATGTTGCCACAGAGCGAAAGGATAGTGAGAAAAACGAGGAATATGTCTCAGTTCTCGTAGAATTGAAAGTAATAGCGCGATTCATCCGCCGTTCGTTTATATCGAAGACAAATATGATGCTACCGATCCCACTACACTACTACTAGGAAAGGAAGAGGTCCTTCCAGCAATCGTTGTTTCTACCAAGTGTTTGTAAACTGAGTTGTgtccgtgtttgtgtgtaatcGATGTATCCGAGTGAATTCGAATGACCATGATGTTGCCCGAAAGCGATGTTAAACTGTGAAGAAAGATCGATACGTAGATCTTTCCACCAGCTAGTGGTAGTGCTTTGCTTTGAGATGATTTGAaccttaaggccgggctacattgatcgtactcgcaagtgtaatttcaattttcactagcgcatctggcggcggctgaccgaagcattttgccaaacaatttggagccgctccagaaaataccttatttttccatgt
This sequence is a window from Anopheles merus strain MAF chromosome 3R, AmerM5.1, whole genome shotgun sequence. Protein-coding genes within it:
- the LOC121595868 gene encoding mucin-5AC isoform X1: MEFKFGMLWMVSCILLLNQGNVFAQTKRSFRTSAAQGRALGSNPRQSTSSSVDFECPEEFGYYPHPSDCSQYYVCVFGGALLESCTGGLMYSHELQTCDWPRNVGCDLPALSAPSAPASRTVTPRVPQVLSRVRFSSSAPSAPSGPSGPSGPSGPSGPSGPSGPSGPAEPSAPARIQQIRNLPPPPPPPANPNPVITTRGQPKNSPQEDIAKLYAEAHETLPPVEEDESDRQQRVYRGQPSTVSQVQRDRDGILQQQSVNAIPTQAKVGSFAYSAQPQPFSVDHDDASLQTLDDTHDAKAHDRKKRDTAAAQTKTDSDTDTAPTSLVTQIDPTATAPLPEDDTSATKTKRSNADEASLAPENSPDSLAGSSEGQRTARQLRQLGNWQYRSLDTSLSRQNGYSPSSFDPFGYTVLPTATTYFKPGARYFQPQTYSKKELTYNDYLEAYGKSKQPTYNVRPAELQPHKTSGLQNYKTVAKITPQDTIIPLLLANQQQQSHRSHQPNYGQAQFTAAAFVNSHNAKKYTTPASPLDGDEETIPDNFAFFHFGNTYSSTPISVNNHAKAAKQSKPSNVQISNVAQPTQKTPYIAFSSVGGFFNNQPTANPLKESFVLKPNHSSKPKQTHSGSSGGPSTPAPVYEGISNAIQSNGLRFAVTTPKIVAGTGLELYQPNVYLNAPRPQVYSGYSAKPAGAIYEASTPKPSAQFVTKSTNGFQPIAVSTTPKYYQPQVSKTVSPSEYSKFYESIKNTHIAQVKPNAEPSPPVRIGASQLAVYRPTVSNNTKLQPVSQGYGPQQVFYSPVRSSSLSPVPKPQDSGEFYYEQDDEIDQRGQKYVKNTLDVVRRPVYGKRPYGDEEEDEDEYYEDDEDDDDEYQYRYPVNKSKYTPMTETMAPRPMLNLTTPKPPGAVSGNLYYNYETTTWRPVTVTTYSQGSTSDIPPIIKFPEDVFQGIKPLGDVPRYLNKSTLRPYTVRQRLRPTVVQHNHLEENVPSERVRISTTTTTTTTTTTRPPPTTTTTTPRYYPTTVRTRIPTKTIPTRRPVTTTTTSEPPPPPPTTTTQTTSRKRYTIRPNRGQQRWRTTETPEPSTGLNGRQASPTRPTKHRQQLELDERLPNRVETSSPAPPSRYVPEQQQSQQQQQQQQQKTQLTQSNRNYYNTSNYEPSAYDSYYAVYDEDVELYRDVEYQPQPQKPVVSSTYRPTVVTTVAPTSQRDPYVTSPRTTYQRPSYQADYDDALVAQLEEDRYNQKQTNTQIRNELNSISDRPILVSSTIRAYNSPKYQTAFVTTPEPFSLPSSTPARTTTTTTTTTTTTTTTTPAPIQYYTTRSSQLDDQSIKTTPKSIILTLAARAGSSSTPEPPSPFLVSFAPSPQSPYESPRYRSSTSSVPRYIKPSSTTTPLPTTTTTIPTSTSTTLPPTTTTGTYSPSADPYPRFRPSTQYDQHAPTGIKFHPIPDDHYYDDDSDAPEDSVDQVEHGYAQLSKTRYDYGSPSRVTPDSSNDQSTKQFITQKLLPVFSHQYSSQSDPRSASSANAHALTSDTYGETPFSYDTRPDFSASGAAEQFVPLTSTLPPTTTTTSTRKPTTTSTTTTTRRPTTTSTTTTTTTTTTKKPTTTPTTTTTTTTTTSTTRAPPTTQESQRQKLQKFIISDVQPSSFRSPFSTTAKAVQPLPDYDTYLYHESIPSSVRSRNQHTFLKAIATTLSATQSSTIATTTPEAPIVRSFTTVGSTAVAPLVTYSPRLEQVNLNKAVRLPQPAQTREEQRPVLSTFSSDSRSEQKFSSNRFYNLTLSAGFVGLPGSSSGAAYRGRVEMPRNQEPVPRYTSFTLSDAVTSSVRRLPTTVSEAVPETTTPLTTVTVPSTTTSTTSTTTTTTTVSPISLATSSGPSNVRFVLSSSLATTARPRGVAFSRIPDENVALYKSRDVPTVTARIVSTRPPTVVPTASSDWVPLIQEKILSSPKTNTLHEQEDHERETDDPLLSARVPANTEESFVAGTTIASTPPTRFPPRTTLAPFGTLEGRKHVDKVQTIPTRASVVKEAPNKALDPVTNAPTRPVVSPYKSLEVQRQTTSSDKPFASTSRVISNLYRTTTPEIPAVGGPTVRSYLQLTAVPKLAAILREATTTVASTTTTSTTTTTTVAPPTTTASSTSEEPSTTRRTSTTSTSTAVPTTSFASSSSSEEVITTTASPLPRSTEVYRGRYRPVFSFVRSSESYDEATTPRYRYLRNRGRDSPRRSYTRLRPTPQSYSLTSSTLEDVEKISPASSTLSPTRDHSGVVDSTVLSISTEYSDRAVSSSSASAAYLNRLPTTDRTKYQSTDRELSKTAHVKSRYEQLDFNRTGVEERVRQPVVSTTGHSGIRIVQITDKPVYYTRFHSTSTEESSFAVANSSRQPESTTKKFRATVEMPEMNIPTEKELLSYHQDSSGNTSEDEDHDEEEDDEDAIDDDDDGEPADEDLADYSYLETSSAPSSTSTTTTTTTTTSKPAPTTTTTSTTTTTTTTPPAPTTSSTTTLRSTFKPMARASKRYTTPHYAAVTTERNVYAAVPSRFYPSTTQGSNLTAGAAYLEPRNPDLPYHGARASTLAPLASSPNPSSSPSSPDAVSLRMQDGKGYYHPSSSPSSSSSSLPLPSTSSPVTPTTTNATTTITTTTTTTTTVRPPTTYSANKLPPRASRVNNAIKTTIAAAQLPRRYSKPSAAGKSIQCTENSLSAKCNEIPSRVSNNNSNNNRNRGSSQYATDGQSTVSANRGTHPPRARPTLKPSQNIVSKAQEFIDIYRYPPTRPEPLYPQPTPDKTAAKCRKDVCLLPDCSCGGKDVPGELPVEQVPQIVLLTFDDSVNDLNKQLYQDLFERGRVNPNGCPITATFYVSHEWTDYSQVQNLYADGHEMASHTVSHSFGESFSPKKWAREVAGQREILSAYGGVKLEDVRGMRAPFLSIGGNKMFKMLHDFNFTYDSSMPVYENRPPSWPYTLDYKIFHDCMIPPCPTKSYPGVWEVPMVMWQDLNGGRCSMGDACSNPPEAEGVYKMIMKNFERHYTTNRAPFGLYYHAAWFTQPHHKEGFIQFLDAINSMKDVFIITNWQALQWVRDPTPLSRINSFTPFQCNYAGRPKRCNNPKVCNLWHKSGVRYMRTCQPCPDIYPWTGKTGIRSSRIDNDIEVADTN